The following coding sequences are from one Epinephelus moara isolate mb chromosome 7, YSFRI_EMoa_1.0, whole genome shotgun sequence window:
- the cytip gene encoding cytohesin-interacting protein: MQSTMNFNGLPRQGSQESYILDNTLRKKCSLWYRRSLRGNNDRHRHNTGSLPKVCKPKPSRTNSLVDYADPQRTTIVLEKQDNETFGFEIQTYGLQLKDSSAVEMCTFVRQVQEESAAESAGLTAGDIIVTINGVSIEGSSHQQILDLIKESTNTLKMETVCGNIVKQIELEKRMNQLKQTLHEKLVELQALSLQEKRLVRGNLNNSSLHLSMGSSVSLSSPSGRCGRRFSSDSSYRSVMTDDSDQASVFGDLFSPSPCSAASTTDDGCFFSRDFPSQDCRFSSSSSRHHQSLCRSSSSSLAGSSSSLSPSWEETRISSLFGTLPRKSRRGSVRKHILKLIPGLQRSVEEEETGTNT, translated from the exons ATGCAGTCCACCATGAATTTCAATGGACTTCCACGCCAGGGCAGCCAAGAGAGTTACATTCTGGATAATACTCTGAGGAAGAAATGCTCCCTGTGGTACAGACGCTCACTGAGGGGAAACAATGATCGACACCGGCACAACACAGGCTCTCTGCCCAAAGTTTGCAAG CCCAAACCAAGCCGCACCAACTCACTGGTTGATTACGCCGACCCACAAAG GACCACAATTGTACtggaaaaacaagacaatgaaaCATTTGGTTTTGAAATTCAG ACCTATGGCCTGCAGCTGAAGGACAGCTCTGCAGTGGAGATGTGCACGTTTGTGCGCCAAGTGCAGGAGGAAAGCGCTGCTGAGAGTGCTGGCCTGACCGCAG GAGACATTATTGTCACTATCAACGGGGTCAGCATTGAGGGGTCGTCTCATCAGCAGATCCTGGATCTGATTAAAGAATCAACCAACACTCTAAA GATGGAGACTGTATGTGGAAACATAGTGAAGCAGATAGAGCTGGAGAAGAGGATGAACCAGCTCAAG CAAACGCTTCATGAGAAGTTGGTGGAGCTGCAAGCCCTCTCATTACAGGAAAAGCGGCTAGTGCGAG gtaACTTGAACAACAGCAGCCTCCACCTCTCAATGGGCTCCTCAGTAAGTCTGAGCTCCCCCTCAGGCCGCTGTGGCCGGCGTTTTTCTAGTGACAGTAGCTACAGGAGCgtgatgacagatgacagtgaCCAGGCCAGTGTGTTTGGGGATCTGTTCTCTCCCAGCCCCTGCAGTGCAGCCAGCACCACGGATGACGGCTGCTTCTTCTCCAGAGATTTCCCCTCACAGGACTGCAGGttctcctccagctccagcCGTCATCACCAATCCCTCTGCcgctccagcagctccagtttggctggcagcagcagctccctctctccttcctggGAGGAAACAAGGATCTCCTCCTTGTTCGGTACCCTGCCCCGTAAGAGCAGGAGAGGCAGCGTTCGTAAACACATCCTGAAGTTAATTCCTGGACTCCAGCGATCagttgaagaggaggagacggGAACAAACACTTAG
- the LOC126393202 gene encoding uncharacterized protein LOC126393202 has translation MEMETTTMPPRNPRPTIDEDALASQVLEIIGGITQEALQTPEEPDVWLMEEGDDSVFYSDEEQAHQDRKSNTSCGFGANEHEHLVNSVAADEDDTGGEEESIIEEEVTELEEEMTQQVTVTEQEEEELQRPKTEPKDQSDPADPGAQAITPETSVSACGESRNCPAADMQTQQNISAEKANLPTEKKEVTPNLEPSDITNEESDTRMKGEADVPEQMSSAELQIPGDRQLQVDHKPEQDHNFHVPVGFHQKPNPGYSTLPLPKKSGGSASSQKSFNHLSSSKYSTVSYRRIRRGNTRQKIEAFEHMIMNL, from the exons atggagatggagacGACCACAATGCCTCCAAGGAACCCGAGGCCCACAATAGACGAAGATGCACTGGCATCCCAGGTGCTGGAGATCATTGGTGGGATCACTCAAGAGGCTCTCCAGACCCCAGAGGAACCTGATGTGTGGCTAATGGAGGAGGGAGATGACTCTGTGTTCTACAGTGATGAGGAGCAAGCTCACCAGGACAGAAAGTCAAACACATCTTGCGGATTTGGTGCCAATGAGCATGAGCATCTTGTCAACAGTGTGGCAGCTGATGAGGATGATACAGGGGGAGAAGAAGAATCCATTATTGAGGAAGAAGTCACAGAGTTGGAGGAAGAAATGACTCAGCAGGTTACTGTGACTGAACAAGAAGAGGAAGAGCTCCAGAGACCTAAAACTGAGCCTAAGGATCAGTCAGATCCTGCAGATCCAGGGGCACAGGCTATAACTCCAGAGACGTCTGTGAGTGCATGTGGAGAATCACGAAACTGCCCAGCTGCTGACATGCAAACACAGCAGAATATATCAGCAGAAAAAG CAAATCTACCAACTGAGAAGAAAGAAGTGACACCAAACCTTGAACCCTCTGACATCACCAATGAGGAGAGTGACACAAGAATGAAAGGGGAAGCAGACGTCCCAGAGCAGATGTCCAGTGCTGAACTCCAGATACCAGGTGACAGGCAGCTTCAGGTGGACCACAAGCCAGAGCAGGACCACAACTTCCATGTCCCCGTGGGGTTTCATCAAAAGCCCAATCCAGGCTACTCCACTCTGCCTCTGCCGAAGAAATCCGGTGGCAGCGCCAGCTCCCAGAAATCCTTCAACCACCTCTCTTCCTCCAAATACAGCACCGTGTCCTATCGCAGGATCCGCAGAGGCAACACCCGCCAGAAGATAGAGGCATTTGAGCACATGATTATGAATTTGTAG
- the LOC126393201 gene encoding LOW QUALITY PROTEIN: polypeptide N-acetylgalactosaminyltransferase 5 (The sequence of the model RefSeq protein was modified relative to this genomic sequence to represent the inferred CDS: inserted 1 base in 1 codon): MTTLNLLLMNIKMDLPYSMSHQSRMFLXQKKAVNLDVNGTKVEKSRAMDGSIKVVLPVVVLNATLVPPGAQENKHAPLPPVKTGDIVQNAQDKADSKGKDDPETKTGTKVSQLPHPGNTTSKPQIKDVEQKVLGNKTEEKHDLKAAKETPKPAIKLQVVEGSKDNATAIRKPGVHKVLALDVTNAPRDANAVGQFGQAAVVAFNEDIEVKKRWDEGHFNVYLSDKIPVDRAIPDTRPDMCAQNLVHDNLPSTSVIFCFVDEVWSTLLRSVHSVLNRSPPHLLEEIILVDDFSTKDYLKEQLDTYMSQFPKVRIIRLKERQGLIRARLAGAAVAKGEVLTFLDSHIECNVGWLEPLLERVYLDRKKVPCPVIEVISDKDMSYMLVDNFQRGIFKWPLVFGWSALSDEYIKKNNMSISDPIKCPVMAGGLFSIDKKYFYELGAYDSGLDVWGGENMEISFKIWMCGGEIEIIPCSRVGHIFRGQNPYKFPKDRQKTVERNLARVAEVWLDEYKDLFYGHGYHHLLDKKTINIGNLTEQIELRKRLKCKSFKWYLENVYPEMNAPLAKAEGLVFNRGLRKCLSLQKGSLSFETCDLSKQSQHFNYTWMRHVRQQDLCVAPHGKGDGFILQLCDNTKPEHRWFHKSSNSALAEHLIAEYVSNHMCLEAGPQGDTLHLNPCETRNAFQKWQFTHYHA; this comes from the exons ATGACCACCCTAAACCTGCTGCTAATGAACATAAAGATGGACCTGCCTTACAGCATGTCACACCAAAGCAGGATGTTCC CACAGAAAAAAGCCGTAAACCTGGATGTGAATGGGACAAAAGTAGAGAAAAGTAGAGCTATGGATGGCTCTATTAAAGTGGTGTTACCTGTAGTAGTGCTGAATGCAACCCTAGTGCCTCCTGGTGctcaggaaaacaaacatgctcCCCTGCCACCCGTCAAAACTGGAGACATTGTACAAAACGCTCAGGACAAAGCTGATTCAAAAGGCAAGGATGACCCTGAGACCAAGACTGGGACAAAAGTGAGTCAGCTTCCACACCCTGGTAACACAACATCTAAACCTCAAATCAAGGATGTAGAACAAAAGGTTTTAGGTaataaaacagaggagaaacatGACCTAAAGGCAGCGAAGGAAACCCCCAAACCTGCAATCAAGCTCCAAGTAGTAGAGGGCTCCAAGGATAACGCCACTGCCATCAGAAAACCAGGTGTCCACAAAGTGCTCGCTCTGGATGTGACGAACGCACCAAGAGATGCCAACGCAGTGGGCCAGTTTGGTCAGGCAGCAGTTGTGGCCTTTAATGAAGATATTGAAGTGAAGAAGAGATGGGACGAAGGCCATTTTAATGTCTACCTGAGCGACAAGATCCCGGTCGACCGTGCCATCCCAGACACCAGGCCTGATAT GTGTGCGCAGAACCTGGTCCATGATAACCTGCCCTCCACCAGtgtgattttctgttttgtggATGAAGTGTGGTCCACGCTGCTTCGCTCTGTGCACAGTGTGCTCAACAGATCGCCACCACACCTCCTCGAAGAGATCATTCTGGTGGATGATTTCAGCACCAAAG ACTATCTGAAGGAGCAGTTAGATACATACATGTCCCAGTTTCCCAAAGTACGAATCATCCGCCTGAAGGAGCGGCAGGGCCTGATCAGGGCCAGGCTGGCCGGAGCCGCTGTAGCCAAAG GTGAGGTACTCACCTTCCTTGACTCCCACATTGAGTGTAACGTGGGCTGGCTGGAGCCGCTGCTTGAGAGAGTTTATCTGGATCGCAAGAAGGTGCCCTGCCCAGTTATTGAAGTCATCAGTGATAAGGACATGAG TTATATGCTGGTTGACAACTTCCAAAGAGGTATTTTCAAATGGCCTTTGGTGTTTGGCTGGAGCGCACTGTCAGACGAGTACATTAAGAAGAACAACATGAGCATCTCAGATCCCATAAA ATGTCCAGTTATGGCCGGAGGCCTGTTCTCCATAGACAAAAAATACTTCTATGAGCTTGGTGCCTATGATTCTGGCCTGGACGTATGGGGTGGGGAGAACATGGAGATTTCTTTTAAG ATCTGGATGTGTGGAGGGGAAATAGAGATTATCCCCTGCTCTCGAGTGGGACACATCTTCCGTGGACAGAATCCTTACAAGTTCCCCAAAGACAGGCAGAAGACAGTGGAGCGTAACCTGGCGAGGGTGGCAGAGGTCTGGCTGGACGAGTACAAGGACCTCTTCTACGGCCACGGCTACCACCACCTGCTGGATAAAAAGACCATTAACATCGGCAACCTCACCGAGCAGATCGAGCTGAGGAAGAGGCTCAAATGCAAGAGCTTCAAGTGGTACCTGGAGAACGTGTATCCAGAAATGAATGCTCCTTTAGCTAAAGCCGAAGGCCTG GTTTTTAATCGTGGTTTAAGAAAATGCCTCAGTCTGCAGAAAGGCTCCTTGTCGTTTGAGACGTGTGATCTCAGCAAGCAG AGTCAGCACTTTAATTACACCTGGATGAGGCACGTTCGCCAGCAAGATCTATGTGTCGCTCCCCACGGCAAGGGCGACGGCTTCATTTTACAATTATGTGACAACACCAAGCCCGAACACCGTTGGTTTCACAAATCCTCCAACTCCGCTCTG GCGGAGCACCTCATAGCAGAGTACGTTTCCAACCACATGTGCCTGGAGGCGGGGCCTCAGGGCGACACTCTCCACCTCAATCCGTGTGAAACCAGAAACGCCTTCCAAAAGTGGCAGTTCACACACTACCACGCTTAG